One window of the Desulfobaculum xiamenense genome contains the following:
- the lipA gene encoding lipoyl synthase, whose product MSSPKSSERCSRIPQWLRVSLPSDPAFAETRGLLRDLGLNTVCQGAKCPNIYECFSKHVATFLIMGRHCTRGCAFCNIGLGRVEPLDPEEPGRVGEAARRLGLRHVVITSVTRDDLPDGGAAHFAATVASVREAVPGCTVEVLIPDFQGDADALATVVAAAPEIINHNVETVPDLYSAIRPQADFEQSVTLLERVRAAGVVSKSGLMLGLGETDEQVKRLLDRLAEAGCGIVTIGQYMRPSMAHPEVVRYVHPDDFARLGEYGHAAGIPHVFSEPRVRSSYNAAMFV is encoded by the coding sequence ATGTCCTCGCCGAAGAGTTCCGAACGGTGTTCGCGGATTCCGCAGTGGCTGCGGGTGAGCCTGCCCAGTGATCCCGCCTTTGCCGAAACGCGCGGCTTGCTGCGCGACCTAGGGCTGAACACCGTGTGTCAGGGGGCCAAGTGCCCCAACATCTACGAGTGCTTTTCCAAGCATGTGGCTACGTTTCTGATCATGGGCCGCCATTGCACGCGGGGCTGCGCATTCTGCAACATCGGGCTTGGCAGGGTGGAACCGCTGGACCCCGAGGAACCCGGACGCGTGGGCGAGGCCGCTAGGCGGCTGGGTCTGCGACATGTGGTCATCACCTCTGTCACCCGTGACGACCTGCCCGATGGCGGCGCGGCGCACTTTGCGGCCACGGTGGCCAGTGTGCGCGAGGCCGTGCCCGGCTGTACCGTGGAGGTGCTTATCCCGGATTTTCAGGGTGACGCCGATGCGCTGGCCACGGTGGTGGCTGCCGCGCCGGAGATCATCAATCACAATGTGGAGACGGTTCCGGACCTGTACTCGGCCATCCGCCCGCAGGCGGACTTCGAGCAGAGCGTGACGCTTCTCGAACGCGTGCGCGCGGCGGGCGTGGTGTCCAAGAGCGGACTCATGCTCGGGCTTGGCGAAACCGACGAGCAGGTCAAGCGCCTGCTGGATCGACTGGCCGAGGCCGGGTGCGGCATCGTGACCATCGGGCAGTACATGCGTCCGAGCATGGCGCATCCGGAGGTGGTGCGCTACGTGCACCCCGACGACTTCGCCCGCCTTGGCGAATACGGCCATGCGGCGGGCATTCCCCACGTCTTTTCGGAGCCGCGCGTGCGCAGTTCCTACAATGCCGCCATGTTCGTCTGA
- the recJ gene encoding single-stranded-DNA-specific exonuclease RecJ, whose product MALSWIPRPNGSEAPDSMSEWAERLSVTPLVTRLLWQRGLHELQDMDIFLSPGLKHLAQLDEFPGLMEAAQVLADGLIAGRSFAVWGDYDVDGVTATALVTDFLTRRGYTARHHLPNRFNEGYGLNIEGIEELAAQGVDLLLTVDCGITSMNEVARARELGMTVVVSDHHLPGPELPPAHAVVDPRVGECPCPDLAGVGVAFLLVAALNRMLPGDPIDIRQFLDLVALGTIADVVKLKGQNRILVKNGLLLLGEARRPGIAALKEASGFAPTAALGAGQVGFGLAPRINAAGRMGEAENALNLLLAPDYETARPLAAKLDTLNTERRSTEDTILKEALAQAETQLSRLGLVLYSPGWHSGIIGIVASRVVEAHYRPTLIITTENGHLKGSGRSTREFDLHGGLEACSHLLLGFGGHRQAAGLSLAPENLEPLRDAFHAAVAAQCGDTPLTPSLYVDGELSFADIDFILLKELEMLQPFGPGNAEPVFASAPVRVRQRRIFGKNHVKLELVDEASGVSLNAKAWRQAENMPPSMQGQRIRIAFTPKIDRYQGSASIDLQIKDWKLA is encoded by the coding sequence ATGGCATTATCCTGGATTCCCCGCCCCAATGGCTCCGAAGCGCCCGACAGCATGTCCGAATGGGCCGAACGCTTAAGCGTCACCCCGCTGGTGACCAGACTGCTCTGGCAGCGCGGCCTGCACGAATTGCAGGACATGGACATCTTCCTCAGCCCCGGACTCAAGCACCTCGCACAGCTCGACGAATTTCCGGGCCTGATGGAGGCCGCGCAGGTGCTGGCCGACGGCCTCATCGCGGGGCGTAGCTTCGCCGTGTGGGGCGATTACGACGTGGACGGCGTCACCGCCACGGCGCTGGTCACCGATTTTCTGACCCGCCGGGGCTACACCGCGCGCCACCACCTGCCCAACCGCTTCAACGAGGGCTACGGCCTGAACATCGAAGGCATCGAGGAGCTTGCCGCGCAGGGCGTGGATCTGCTGCTGACCGTGGACTGCGGCATCACCAGCATGAACGAGGTGGCCCGTGCCCGCGAACTGGGCATGACCGTTGTGGTCTCGGACCATCACCTGCCCGGACCGGAGCTGCCCCCCGCCCACGCGGTGGTGGACCCGCGCGTCGGCGAATGCCCGTGCCCGGACCTCGCGGGTGTGGGTGTGGCATTCCTGCTCGTGGCGGCGCTGAACCGCATGCTACCCGGCGACCCCATCGACATCCGCCAGTTTCTGGACCTCGTGGCGCTGGGCACCATTGCCGACGTGGTCAAGCTCAAGGGCCAGAACCGCATTCTGGTCAAGAACGGTCTGCTGCTGCTTGGCGAGGCGCGCCGCCCCGGCATCGCCGCCCTCAAAGAAGCCAGCGGCTTCGCGCCCACGGCCGCCCTCGGTGCCGGTCAGGTGGGCTTCGGGCTGGCTCCACGCATCAACGCGGCGGGTCGCATGGGCGAGGCGGAAAACGCCCTCAATCTTCTCCTCGCGCCGGACTACGAGACGGCCCGCCCGCTGGCGGCCAAGCTCGACACGCTGAATACCGAACGCCGCTCCACAGAGGACACCATCCTCAAGGAAGCCCTCGCGCAGGCCGAAACCCAACTCAGTCGACTCGGCCTCGTGCTCTACTCGCCCGGGTGGCATTCCGGCATCATCGGCATCGTCGCCTCGCGCGTGGTGGAAGCCCACTACCGCCCCACGCTCATCATCACCACCGAAAACGGACACCTGAAGGGTTCGGGCCGCAGCACGCGCGAATTCGACCTCCACGGCGGGCTTGAGGCATGCAGCCACCTGCTCCTCGGCTTCGGCGGGCACAGGCAGGCCGCTGGTCTCTCCCTCGCGCCGGAGAATCTGGAGCCGCTGCGCGATGCCTTCCACGCCGCCGTGGCCGCCCAGTGCGGCGACACGCCGCTCACGCCGTCGCTGTACGTGGATGGCGAACTGTCCTTCGCGGACATCGACTTCATCCTGTTGAAGGAACTGGAGATGCTGCAACCCTTCGGCCCCGGCAACGCGGAACCGGTCTTCGCCTCCGCCCCGGTGCGCGTGCGCCAACGCCGCATCTTCGGCAAGAACCATGTGAAGCTCGAACTGGTGGACGAGGCCTCGGGCGTGAGCCTCAACGCCAAGGCGTGGCGTCAGGCCGAGAATATGCCGCCGAGCATGCAAGGCCAGCGCATCCGCATCGCCTTCACCCCCAAGATCGACCGCTATCAAGGCTCAGCCTCCATCGACCTCCAGATCAAGGACTGGAAGCTCGCCTGA
- the lipB gene encoding lipoyl(octanoyl) transferase LipB — MIIEDLGVIAYRDALAIQLERLAAVQDGAQETLFLLEHKPVITLGTGGGMDNLHVSEDFLRQRGIDLVPIRRGGNITCHFPGQLVAYPVFRIERRRGGIKAFFHDMEEVVIRALARVGVAAGRWEGRPGVWVENRKVCSMGIGVKRWVTYHGLALNVGRDVSLFDLITLCGLSDARATSVHAELERTRPQSALPDMQEMKNVLAEEFRTVFADSAVAAGEPAQ, encoded by the coding sequence GTGATAATCGAGGATTTGGGCGTCATCGCCTATCGCGACGCGCTGGCCATCCAGCTTGAGCGGCTGGCGGCGGTGCAGGACGGGGCGCAGGAGACGCTCTTTCTGCTCGAACACAAGCCCGTGATCACCCTCGGCACTGGCGGGGGCATGGACAATCTGCACGTCAGCGAGGACTTCCTGCGTCAGCGCGGCATAGACCTTGTGCCCATCCGGCGCGGCGGCAACATCACCTGTCATTTTCCGGGCCAGCTCGTGGCCTATCCGGTCTTTCGCATCGAGCGCCGTCGTGGCGGAATCAAGGCCTTCTTCCACGACATGGAGGAGGTGGTCATCCGTGCCCTTGCGCGGGTGGGGGTTGCCGCTGGACGTTGGGAAGGCCGACCCGGCGTGTGGGTGGAGAACCGCAAGGTCTGCTCCATGGGCATCGGCGTGAAGCGCTGGGTGACCTACCACGGCCTCGCGCTCAACGTTGGGCGCGACGTGAGCCTCTTTGACCTCATAACCCTGTGCGGCCTTTCGGACGCACGCGCCACCTCGGTGCACGCCGAGCTTGAACGCACCAGACCGCAGTCCGCGTTGCCGGATATGCAGGAGATGAAGAATGTCCTCGCCGAAGAGTTCCGAACGGTGTTCGCGGATTCCGCAGTGGCTGCGGGTGAGCCTGCCCAGTGA